In one Sphingobacterium daejeonense genomic region, the following are encoded:
- the rimM gene encoding ribosome maturation factor RimM (Essential for efficient processing of 16S rRNA), protein MTKDQCFYIGYISKTRGLKGEVQMFFEFDNYMDLDLEMVFLELDKKLVPFFVDKIKLQNNSTAYVNFEDIDHIDKAQPLLRKSVYLPNDKMPERDPDDFTYHDLVGFIAIEEGEGELGEITHVQEMPQQFIATVDIDGRDAMFPLNEDFIVGIDPEEKIIVLKLPEGLIDMYLE, encoded by the coding sequence ATGACTAAGGATCAGTGTTTTTATATAGGATATATTAGCAAAACCAGAGGGTTGAAAGGAGAAGTACAAATGTTCTTCGAGTTCGATAATTATATGGACTTGGATTTGGAAATGGTGTTTTTGGAATTAGATAAAAAATTAGTCCCTTTCTTCGTAGATAAAATTAAACTACAGAATAATAGCACTGCCTATGTCAATTTTGAAGATATTGACCATATCGATAAAGCCCAACCGCTATTAAGAAAAAGCGTATATCTGCCAAATGACAAAATGCCCGAACGTGATCCTGATGATTTTACATACCATGATTTAGTCGGATTTATAGCAATCGAAGAAGGCGAAGGAGAACTGGGAGAAATAACCCATGTACAAGAAATGCCCCAACAATTTATAGCAACAGTGGACATTGATGGTAGAGATGCCATGTTCCCACTAAATGAAGATTTTATTGTAGGTATAGATCCAGAAGAAAAAATAATCGTCCTCAAGTTACCTGAAGGATTGATAGACATGTATTTGGAATAA
- a CDS encoding 30S ribosomal protein S16, whose translation MATKIRLQRHGKKGKPFYHVVVADARSPRDGKFIERLGSYNPNTNPATIILDFEKSLDWMNKGAQPTDTVRAILSYKGVLYKKHLQGGVKKGAFDEAKAEELFAAWTEGKDAQIEGKKSGLAKSKDDAKKAALAAEAKKKEEKAAAIAAKNAPVAEETATEEAEEAADAAENTEETEG comes from the coding sequence ATGGCAACTAAAATCAGATTGCAAAGACACGGTAAAAAAGGAAAACCTTTTTACCATGTAGTAGTAGCAGACGCACGTTCACCACGTGATGGTAAGTTCATTGAGCGTTTAGGTTCTTATAACCCTAACACTAACCCAGCAACAATTATCTTGGATTTCGAGAAATCATTGGACTGGATGAACAAAGGTGCTCAACCTACTGACACTGTTCGCGCTATCCTTTCTTACAAAGGTGTATTGTACAAAAAACACTTACAAGGTGGTGTGAAAAAAGGTGCTTTTGATGAAGCTAAAGCTGAAGAGCTTTTCGCAGCTTGGACTGAAGGAAAAGATGCACAAATCGAAGGCAAAAAATCAGGCTTGGCAAAATCTAAAGATGATGCTAAAAAAGCTGCTCTAGCTGCTGAAGCTAAGAAAAAAGAAGAAAAAGCTGCCGCTATCGCTGCTAAAAATGCCCCTGTTGCTGAAGAAACAGCTACAGAAGAAGCAGAAGAAGCTGCTGATGCTGCAGAAAACACTGAAGAAACTGAAGGTTAA